The following coding sequences are from one Rutidosis leptorrhynchoides isolate AG116_Rl617_1_P2 chromosome 11, CSIRO_AGI_Rlap_v1, whole genome shotgun sequence window:
- the LOC139877941 gene encoding histone deacetylase 9 — protein sequence MRSKDRISYFYDGDVGNVYFGPNHPMKPHRLCMTHHLVLSYDLHKKMEIYRPHKAYPVELAQFHSADYVEFLQRINPDTQHLFPEEMAKFKLGEDCPVFDDLFEFCQIYAGGTIDAARRLNNQLCDIAINWAGGLHHAKKCEASGFCYINDLVLGILELLKYHARVLYIDIDVHHGDGVEEAFYFTDRVMTVSFHKFGNLFFPGSGDVKEIGEREGKFYAINVPLKDGIDDTGFTRLFKTIIAKVVETYQPGVIVLQCGADSLAGDRLGCFNLSIDGHAECVKFVKKLGLPLLVTGGGGYTKENVARCWTVETGVLLDTELPNEIPDNDYIKYFAPECSLRIPTAHIENCNSKSYLGTIKMQVMENLRAIQHAPSVQMQEVPPDFYIPDFDEDEKNPDERNDQHTQDKQIQRDDEYYEGDNDNDHNMDDA from the exons ATGAGGTCAAAAGACAGAATTTCATACTTCTACGACG GGGATGTTGGTAATGTTTACTTTGGACCGAATCATCCGATGAAGCCGCATCGATTATGTATGACTCATCATCTGGTGCTTTCGTATGATCTTCATAAGAAGATGGAAATTTAT AGGCCTCATAAGGCGTATCCAGTTGAGCTAGCGCAGTTTCACTCAGCTGATTATGTTGAATTCTTGCAACGGATAAATCCGGACACTCAACATTTGTTTCCAGAAGAAATGGCAAAAT TTAAACTAGGAGAAGATTGTCCTGTTTTTGATGACTTGTTTGAATTTTGCCAAATATATGCTGGTGGAACAATTG ATGCTGCACGCAGGTTAAACAATCAGCTTTGTGACATTGCAATAAACTGGGCCGGGGGATTACATCATGCTAAAAAGTGTGAGGCGTCTGGATTTTGTTATATAAATGACTTGGTTTTGGGTATTTTGGAGCTTTTAAAGTATCATGCACGTGTACTGTATATCGatattgatgttcatcatggtgatGGTGTAGAAGAAGCGTTTTACTTTACTGACAG GGTGATGACTGTTAGTTTTCACAAGTTTGGAAATCTGTTCTTTCCTGGATCAGGTGATGTTAAG GAAATTGGAGAACGAGAAGGAAAGTTCTATGCCATTAACGTTCCCTTGAAGGATGGCATTGATGACACCGGCTTTACTCGTTTGtttaaaacc ATAATTGCAAAGGTTGTTGAAACGTATCAACCGGGTGTGATAGTACTCCAGTGCGGGGCCGATTCACTTGCCGGGGACCGTTTGGGCTGCTTCAATCTCTCTATAGATG GACATGCTGAATGTGTCAAGTTTGTAAAAAAACTTGGATTGCCCCTGCTG GTAACTGGAGGTGGAGGATATACGAAGGAGAATGTTGCTCGGTGTTGGACTGTTGAAACTGGAGTTCTTTTAGACACAGAACTTCCTAATG AGATCCCAGATAATGACTATATCAAGTATTTTGCTCCAGAGTGCTCGTTAAGGATTCCAACTGCTCATATT GAAAATTGTAATAGCAAATCGTACCTAGGAACTATAAAGATGCAAGTTATGGAAAATCTTCGTGCCATTCAACATGCCCCAAGCGTACAGATGCAGGAG GTTCCACCTGACTTTTATATTCCTGATTTCGACGAAGATGAGAAGAACCCTGATGAACGAAATGATC